A single region of the Manihot esculenta cultivar AM560-2 chromosome 12, M.esculenta_v8, whole genome shotgun sequence genome encodes:
- the LOC110628540 gene encoding IMPACT family member in pol 5'region isoform X2 produces MPVAITISSHHLHCHKLTHHLSASLVAIKRTMVTATSSSSSNSGAYTAIKETVTFEREIKKSKFIAIAGPISDEQSAFSFLSQVRDPRATHNCWAYKVGDQFRSNDDGEPSGTAGKPIQSAIDSSGIDRVMVVVIRYFGGIKLGTGGLVRAYGGVASECLRNASTCLVKSKVPMGVEVPFSLIGVLHHQYWIENERWKLFRACLFPDCRAKAN; encoded by the exons ATGCCTGTGGCAATAACAATTTCTAGTCACCACCTCCACTGCCACAAGCTAACCCATCATCTCTCTGCCTCACTGGTCGCTATCAAGAGAACCATGGTCACCGCcaccagcagcagcagcagtaaTTCAGGTGCCTACACCGCAATCAAAGAGACTGTCACTTTCGAAAGAGAAATCAAAAAGAGCAAATTCATCGCCATTGCTGGCCCCATTTCCGACGAACAATCCGCTTTCTCCTTCCTTTCTCAG GTTAGGGATCCGCGCGCCACCCATAATTGCTGGGCTTATAAG GTTGGAGATCAATTTCGGTCTAATGATGATGGGGAACCATCAGGCACGGCGGGAAAACCAATTCAATCTGCTATTGATTCTTCTGGAATTGATAGAGTGATGGTCGTGGTGATCAG GTATTTTGGAGGTATTAAATTAGGCACCGGAGGACTGGTCAGGGCTTATGGAGGAGTTGCATCAGAATGCTTGAGAAATGCCTCAACTTGTCTTGTAAAATCCAAG gtccCAATGGGCGTGGAAGTTCCCTTCAGTCTTATAGGAGTTTTGCATCATCAG TATTGGATAGAAAATGAAAGGTGGAAACTCTTCCGGGCTTGCTTATTCCCAGACTGTCGGGCTAAAGCAAACTAG
- the LOC110628304 gene encoding ubiquitin carboxyl-terminal hydrolase 17 isoform X2 yields the protein MRWPGRRRSRGLLILYPRSLQWLSLMLFMNTSRCPGCINALCASAPPLPAAPDVNLSATVLESEFCEGASSEKQSEMHVAERELLANVSTNKELVYSSSTTGRSERSSDMPDTRVSSKEIQEPKLPPPKSTKSITCVNGVSHPSKLNKMKPSYNDEVVGKSQVLNGNAMIDEIWPAKLGHKKSNRRAALSETLVADSSNCKSSTSLNSKLDSVSDDGEDDSPMCKGKDARSLSFNASGDHSQDASNGLRNSVWRKVQQLRAKQSHNYEIIFSYELFVKLYSCSEELSPFGLTNCGNSCYANTVLQCLAFTRPLTSYFILQLHSNACRKKEWCFVCEFEFLILKAREGESPLSPIRILSKIQKIGSHLGHGREEDAHEFLRYAVDTMQSICLKEAGAMGTLAEETTVVGLTFGGYLRSKITCMRCLGKSERYERIMDLTVEIDGDIETLEEALAQFTADEVLDGENKYNCSRCRSYVKAKKKLTVLEAPNILTIVLKRFQSGNFGKLNKSVRFPEVLNLAPYMRGKSDKSPQYSLYAVVVHRDRMNDTSTGHYVCYIKTSHGEWFGINDSEVMPVELERVLLEEAYMLLYARHFPRGPAVLTLETHGLKSKKRNLEAVPSRLSTSKVRSNSQCASTDPSKAQQKHGKYPYWTTPDDFTGYRLRDLDDWRFQPVDSSSESSSLFSWSDASSCSTASTKDSVKSEDFSDFLFGEVGPGWYGRPGIAGDTVAPSLYRNVDADLHGRS from the exons ATGCGGTGGCCAGGAAGGAGGAGATCAAGAGGCTTGTTGATATTGTATCCAAGGAGTCTACAATGGTTGAGTTTGATGCTATTTATGAATACAAGTCGTTGCCCAGGCTGCATCAATGCGCTGTGTGCTTCTGCCCCACCACTACCCGCTGCTCCCGATGTAAATCTGTCCGCTACTG TTCTG GAAAGCGAATTTTGTGAGGGAGCTTCTTCAGAAAAACAATCTGAAATGCATGTTGCAGAAAGGGAATTATTAGCTAATGTTTCTACCAATAAAGAACTTGTTTATAGTAGCAGTACCACTGGCAGATCAGAGAGATCTTCTGATATGCCTGACACTAGGGTTAGTTCTAAGGAAATTCAAGAACCTAAATTGCCTCCTCCAAAGTCTACCAAATCCATCACTTGTGTAAATGGTGTTTCTCATCcaagtaaattaaataagatgAAACCCAGCTATAATGATGAAGTGGTTGGTAAGTCTCAGGTTCTTAATGgtaatgccatgattgatgAAATCTGGCCAGCAAAATTGGGCCACAAGAAGTCCAACAGAAGAGCTGCATTATCAGAAACGTTAGTTGCAGATTCTTCTAACTGTAAGAGTTCAACatctttaaattcaaaattggaTTCTGTAAGTGATGATGGGGAAGATGATTCACCAATGTGCAAGGGTAAAGATGCAAGATCTTTGTCATTTAACGCGTCAGGTGATCATTCACAAGATGCTTCTAATGGCTTGAGAAATTCTGTATGGAGAAAAGTTCAGCAGTTGAGAGCGAAGCAATCCCACAATTATGAG ATAATCTTTTCGTATGAACTTTTTGTGAAACTTTACTCTTGCAGTGAAGAACTAAGCCCATTTGGGCTCACGAATTGTGGGAATAG TTGTTATGCTAACACAGTGCTCCAATGCTTGGCATTTACTCGGCCTCTCACTTCCTACTTTATTCTCCAGCTCCACTCCAATGCGT GTCGAAAGAAGGAATGGTGTTTCGTTtgtgaatttgaatttttaatactgAAGGCAAGGGAAGGGGAGTCCCCCTTGTCACCAATTAGGATTTTATCCAAAATACAAAAAATTGGAAGTCATCTTGGTCATGGGAGAGAAGAAGATGCTCATGAATTCCTAAG GTATGCTGTTGATACAATGCAGTCTATATGCCTCAAGGAAGCTGGAGCTATGGGCACATTGGCAGAAGAAACGACTGTAGTAGGACTGACATTTGGGGGTTATCTTCGATCTAAG ATAACTTGCATGAGGTGCCTTGGGAAATCTGAGAGATATGAACGGATAATGGATTTAACTGTGGAGATAGACGGTGACATTGAGACTCTTGAAGAAGCTCTTGCACAATTTACAGCAGATGAAGTGTTGGACGGAGAGAACAAGTACAATTGCAGCAG GTGTAGATCCTATGTGAAAGCTAAAAAGAAATTGACAGTATTAGAGGCACCCAATATCCTTACAATTGTGTTAAAGCGATTCCAG TCTGGTAACTTTGGGAAGCTGAACAAGTCAGTTCGGTTTCCTGAGGTCCTTAACCTGGCTCCATACATGCGTGGAAAAAGCGATAAATCTCCTCAGTACAGTCTTTATGCAGTGGTTGTTCACAGGGATAGGATGAATGATACATCTACTGGTCATTATGTCTGTTACATAAAGACTTCCCATGGTGAATGGTTTGGGATTAATGACAGTGAG GTAATGCCTGTAGAATTGGAGAGAGTCTTATTGGAAGAGGCAtatatgctcctttatgctag GCACTTTCCTAGAGGCCCGGCTGTACTGACTTTAGAGACTCATGGTTTGAAGTCTAAGAAAAGGAACTTGGAAGCTGTTCCTTCCCGCCTCAGTACTTCAAAGGTGAGGTCTAACTCCCAGTGTGCAAGCACTGATCCATCAAAGGCACAACAGAAGCATGGCAAATACCCATACTGGACAACTCCAGATGATTTCACCGGCTATAGGTTGCGTGATCTAGATGATTGGAGATTCCAGCCTGTGGATTCGTCTAGTGAGAGTTCTTCACTTTTCAGCTGGTCTGACGCGAGTTCTTGCAGCACTGCGAGTACCAAGGACTCGGTGAAGAGTGAAGACTTCTCTGATTTCCTATTTGGGGAAGTGGGACCTGGTTGGTACGGCCGCCCTGGGATTGCAGGGGATACAGTTGCTCCTTCCTTGTACAGGAATGTTGATGCAGACTTGCATGGGAGAAGTTAG
- the LOC110628539 gene encoding probable long-chain-alcohol O-fatty-acyltransferase 5 translates to MENEISNFIKTWLTVLISLYYCYGLGQRIPKGTSRFFCLLPVISLFLYLPLHLSTMHLGGPTAFFIAWLANFKLLLFAFGKGPLSSSLSLAHFVAVACLPIKLQQISFPKSAKMFQDGEKSSLNYTIKSLLLALLIHVYRYEDHINPKTVPFLYCLQVYLSLELLLAIMGTLALVLLGLELEPQFNEPYFSSSLQDFWGRRWNLTVCGILRPTIYEPTRNIATCLMGRYWAPIPAVLGTFIVSGLMHELIFYYLGREKPTWELTCFFLLHGVCLAIEVALKKAFARSWQLPRQISGPLTIGFVIVTGFWLFLPSLQRCKAFERSSIEYAAAVEFLKNASQDIQNFVIPTLALV, encoded by the coding sequence aTGGAGAATGAGATTAGCAACTTCATCAAGACTTGGCTTACAGTTTTAATCTCTCTGTATTATTGTTATGGTCTGGGTCAGAGAATTCCAAAAGGGACTAGCAGATTCTTTTGTTTACTCCCAGTAATCTCCCTCTTTCTTTATCTTCCTCTCCATCTTTCCACTATGCATCTTGGAGGTCCAACAGCTTTTTTCATTGCATGGCTCGCTAATTTCAAGCTATTGCTCTTTGCTTTTGGCAAGGGCCCTTTGTCTTCATCATTGTCTCTTGCACACTTTGTTGCTGTAGCTTGCCTACCTATCAAGCTCCAGCAAATTTCATTTCCAAAATCAGCTAAGATGTTTCAAGATGGTGAAAAATCTTCTCTAAATTACACCATAAAATCTCTTCTTCTGGCTCTTTTGATCCATGTTTATAGATATGAAGACCACATCAACCCAAAGACTGTACCTTTTTTATATTGTCTCCAAGTGTACTTATCCCTTGAACTGCTTCTAGCCATAATGGGAACTCTGGCTCTAGTCTTACTAGGGCTAGAGCTGGAGCCACAGTTCAATGAGCCATACTTCTCATCCTCCTTGCAAGACTTCTGGGGCAGAAGATGGAACCTTACTGTTTGCGGTATTCTTCGACCCACCATCTATGAACCCACCCGCAATATTGCCACGTGTCTTATGGGCAGATACTGGGCCCCAATTCCGGCAGTCTTGGGGACATTTATTGTGTCAGGTCTCATGCATGAGCTCATATTCTACTACCTTGGGCGTGAGAAGCCCACATGGGAGCTTACATGCTTCTTTCTCCTTCATGGAGTGTGCCTGGCGATTGAGGTTGCTTTGAAGAAGGCATTTGCACGAAGTTGGCAGTTGCCACGGCAAATCTCAGGACCTTTGACTATAGGATTCGTGATAGTTACCGGTTTTTGGCTGTTCTTGCCATCACTGCAACGTTGTAAGGCTTTCGAAAGATCATCCATAGAGTATGCTGCTGCAGTTGAGTTCCTGAAGAATGCCAGTCAGGACATCCAGAATTTTGTGATACCCACATTGGCACTCGTGTGA
- the LOC110628812 gene encoding transcription factor bHLH131, whose amino-acid sequence MVFWQEMHDMQPMSRLYDSGTCSKKYNFHSAANFMDVLSYKKLLATSKSKEDTKVISAQKHKEAERKRRIRINDQYANLRTVLPNLIKRNKASVLAETIQRVKELENTVSELKKIYGIGSLDCVFSDGADMLRVEQSKWQGEKLVKVMFSCEDKKKLMSEIARAVRSVKGKLVRAEIATMCGWAECVLWVQGLNGNQQMEILRTALDAVIEPRMLNNKPH is encoded by the exons ATGGTTTTTTGGCAAGAG ATGCATGATATGCAACCGATGTCAAGACTCTATGATTCTGGAACATGTTCAAAGAAATATAACTTTCATTCAGCAGCAAACTTCATGGATGTACTAAGCTATAAAAAGTTATTAGCCACATCCAAGTCCAAGGAAGATACCAAAGTAATATCTGCTCAGAAACACAAGGAAGCTGAGAGGAAACGACGAATTCGAATCAATGATCAGTATGCCAATCTGCGAACTGTCCTTccaaatttaataaaa AGGAACAAAGCATCGGTGCTTGCAGAGACAATCCAGCGAGTGAAAGAGCTGGAGAACACTGTATcagaattgaaaaaaatatatggtATTGGCAGTTTGGATTGTGTATTTTCTGATGGAGCAGACATGTTGAGAGTAGAGCAAAGCAAGTGGCAAGGAGAAAAGCTTGTGAAGGTAATGTTCAGCTGCGAGGATAAAAAGAAGCTAATGTCAGAGATTGCAAGAGCTGTGAGGTCAGTGAAAGGGAAGCTGGTGAGAGCAGAGATAGCTACAATGTGCGGGTGGGCTGAGTGTGTTCTGTGGGTGCAAGGACTCAATGGCAATCAACAAATGGAGATACTAAGGACGGCTTTGGATGCTGTTATAGAGCCTAGAATGCTAAATAACAAGCCccattaa
- the LOC110628540 gene encoding IMPACT family member in pol 5'region isoform X1, whose protein sequence is MPVAITISSHHLHCHKLTHHLSASLVAIKRTMVTATSSSSSNSGAYTAIKETVTFEREIKKSKFIAIAGPISDEQSAFSFLSQVRDPRATHNCWAYKVGDQFRSNDDGEPSGTAGKPIQSAIDSSGIDRVMVVVIRYFGGIKLGTGGLVRAYGGVASECLRNASTCLVKSKVPMGVEVPFSLIGVLHHQLQSFQVENIRQDYETGKDGIAMISFKVDFDQVEKLEDAIKANCSRELVFYKR, encoded by the exons ATGCCTGTGGCAATAACAATTTCTAGTCACCACCTCCACTGCCACAAGCTAACCCATCATCTCTCTGCCTCACTGGTCGCTATCAAGAGAACCATGGTCACCGCcaccagcagcagcagcagtaaTTCAGGTGCCTACACCGCAATCAAAGAGACTGTCACTTTCGAAAGAGAAATCAAAAAGAGCAAATTCATCGCCATTGCTGGCCCCATTTCCGACGAACAATCCGCTTTCTCCTTCCTTTCTCAG GTTAGGGATCCGCGCGCCACCCATAATTGCTGGGCTTATAAG GTTGGAGATCAATTTCGGTCTAATGATGATGGGGAACCATCAGGCACGGCGGGAAAACCAATTCAATCTGCTATTGATTCTTCTGGAATTGATAGAGTGATGGTCGTGGTGATCAG GTATTTTGGAGGTATTAAATTAGGCACCGGAGGACTGGTCAGGGCTTATGGAGGAGTTGCATCAGAATGCTTGAGAAATGCCTCAACTTGTCTTGTAAAATCCAAG gtccCAATGGGCGTGGAAGTTCCCTTCAGTCTTATAGGAGTTTTGCATCATCAG TTACAATCCTTTCAAGTTGAGAACATCAGGCAAGATTATGAGACTGGTAAAGATGGCATCGCCATGATTTCTTTCAAAGTTGATTTTGACCAGGTTGAGAAATTGGAGGATGCTATCAAAGCTAATTGTAGTCGAGAACTAGTATTTTATAAGAGGTGA
- the LOC110628304 gene encoding ubiquitin carboxyl-terminal hydrolase 17 isoform X1 produces MLIPGIIGFQTLFAVFLSVIFFWIHHKWRNAVARKEEIKRLVDIVSKESTMVEFDAIYEYKSLPRLHQCAVCFCPTTTRCSRCKSVRYCSGKCQIIHWRQGHKDECQPLTAALHLKQESEFCEGASSEKQSEMHVAERELLANVSTNKELVYSSSTTGRSERSSDMPDTRVSSKEIQEPKLPPPKSTKSITCVNGVSHPSKLNKMKPSYNDEVVGKSQVLNGNAMIDEIWPAKLGHKKSNRRAALSETLVADSSNCKSSTSLNSKLDSVSDDGEDDSPMCKGKDARSLSFNASGDHSQDASNGLRNSVWRKVQQLRAKQSHNYEIIFSYELFVKLYSCSEELSPFGLTNCGNSCYANTVLQCLAFTRPLTSYFILQLHSNACRKKEWCFVCEFEFLILKAREGESPLSPIRILSKIQKIGSHLGHGREEDAHEFLRYAVDTMQSICLKEAGAMGTLAEETTVVGLTFGGYLRSKITCMRCLGKSERYERIMDLTVEIDGDIETLEEALAQFTADEVLDGENKYNCSRCRSYVKAKKKLTVLEAPNILTIVLKRFQSGNFGKLNKSVRFPEVLNLAPYMRGKSDKSPQYSLYAVVVHRDRMNDTSTGHYVCYIKTSHGEWFGINDSEVMPVELERVLLEEAYMLLYARHFPRGPAVLTLETHGLKSKKRNLEAVPSRLSTSKVRSNSQCASTDPSKAQQKHGKYPYWTTPDDFTGYRLRDLDDWRFQPVDSSSESSSLFSWSDASSCSTASTKDSVKSEDFSDFLFGEVGPGWYGRPGIAGDTVAPSLYRNVDADLHGRS; encoded by the exons ATGCTAATCCCTGGAATCATAGGGTTCCAAACCCTTTTCGCTGTCTTTCTGTCGGTTATTTTCTTTTGGATACACCATAAGTGGCGCAATGCGGTGGCCAGGAAGGAGGAGATCAAGAGGCTTGTTGATATTGTATCCAAGGAGTCTACAATGGTTGAGTTTGATGCTATTTATGAATACAAGTCGTTGCCCAGGCTGCATCAATGCGCTGTGTGCTTCTGCCCCACCACTACCCGCTGCTCCCGATGTAAATCTGTCCGCTACTG TTCTGGTAAGTGTCAAATAATTCACTGGAGACAAGGTCACAAGGACGAATGTCAACCCTTAACTGCCGCCTTGCATTTGAAACAGGAAAGCGAATTTTGTGAGGGAGCTTCTTCAGAAAAACAATCTGAAATGCATGTTGCAGAAAGGGAATTATTAGCTAATGTTTCTACCAATAAAGAACTTGTTTATAGTAGCAGTACCACTGGCAGATCAGAGAGATCTTCTGATATGCCTGACACTAGGGTTAGTTCTAAGGAAATTCAAGAACCTAAATTGCCTCCTCCAAAGTCTACCAAATCCATCACTTGTGTAAATGGTGTTTCTCATCcaagtaaattaaataagatgAAACCCAGCTATAATGATGAAGTGGTTGGTAAGTCTCAGGTTCTTAATGgtaatgccatgattgatgAAATCTGGCCAGCAAAATTGGGCCACAAGAAGTCCAACAGAAGAGCTGCATTATCAGAAACGTTAGTTGCAGATTCTTCTAACTGTAAGAGTTCAACatctttaaattcaaaattggaTTCTGTAAGTGATGATGGGGAAGATGATTCACCAATGTGCAAGGGTAAAGATGCAAGATCTTTGTCATTTAACGCGTCAGGTGATCATTCACAAGATGCTTCTAATGGCTTGAGAAATTCTGTATGGAGAAAAGTTCAGCAGTTGAGAGCGAAGCAATCCCACAATTATGAG ATAATCTTTTCGTATGAACTTTTTGTGAAACTTTACTCTTGCAGTGAAGAACTAAGCCCATTTGGGCTCACGAATTGTGGGAATAG TTGTTATGCTAACACAGTGCTCCAATGCTTGGCATTTACTCGGCCTCTCACTTCCTACTTTATTCTCCAGCTCCACTCCAATGCGT GTCGAAAGAAGGAATGGTGTTTCGTTtgtgaatttgaatttttaatactgAAGGCAAGGGAAGGGGAGTCCCCCTTGTCACCAATTAGGATTTTATCCAAAATACAAAAAATTGGAAGTCATCTTGGTCATGGGAGAGAAGAAGATGCTCATGAATTCCTAAG GTATGCTGTTGATACAATGCAGTCTATATGCCTCAAGGAAGCTGGAGCTATGGGCACATTGGCAGAAGAAACGACTGTAGTAGGACTGACATTTGGGGGTTATCTTCGATCTAAG ATAACTTGCATGAGGTGCCTTGGGAAATCTGAGAGATATGAACGGATAATGGATTTAACTGTGGAGATAGACGGTGACATTGAGACTCTTGAAGAAGCTCTTGCACAATTTACAGCAGATGAAGTGTTGGACGGAGAGAACAAGTACAATTGCAGCAG GTGTAGATCCTATGTGAAAGCTAAAAAGAAATTGACAGTATTAGAGGCACCCAATATCCTTACAATTGTGTTAAAGCGATTCCAG TCTGGTAACTTTGGGAAGCTGAACAAGTCAGTTCGGTTTCCTGAGGTCCTTAACCTGGCTCCATACATGCGTGGAAAAAGCGATAAATCTCCTCAGTACAGTCTTTATGCAGTGGTTGTTCACAGGGATAGGATGAATGATACATCTACTGGTCATTATGTCTGTTACATAAAGACTTCCCATGGTGAATGGTTTGGGATTAATGACAGTGAG GTAATGCCTGTAGAATTGGAGAGAGTCTTATTGGAAGAGGCAtatatgctcctttatgctag GCACTTTCCTAGAGGCCCGGCTGTACTGACTTTAGAGACTCATGGTTTGAAGTCTAAGAAAAGGAACTTGGAAGCTGTTCCTTCCCGCCTCAGTACTTCAAAGGTGAGGTCTAACTCCCAGTGTGCAAGCACTGATCCATCAAAGGCACAACAGAAGCATGGCAAATACCCATACTGGACAACTCCAGATGATTTCACCGGCTATAGGTTGCGTGATCTAGATGATTGGAGATTCCAGCCTGTGGATTCGTCTAGTGAGAGTTCTTCACTTTTCAGCTGGTCTGACGCGAGTTCTTGCAGCACTGCGAGTACCAAGGACTCGGTGAAGAGTGAAGACTTCTCTGATTTCCTATTTGGGGAAGTGGGACCTGGTTGGTACGGCCGCCCTGGGATTGCAGGGGATACAGTTGCTCCTTCCTTGTACAGGAATGTTGATGCAGACTTGCATGGGAGAAGTTAG